Proteins co-encoded in one Dyadobacter sp. CECT 9275 genomic window:
- a CDS encoding RagB/SusD family nutrient uptake outer membrane protein codes for MSITKKYITGLAVSGLLLFSGCADKLEVEPPQNITDKQIAELLASGDDAKIRIVMGGMANAMPLLFNNVGATGAGSADMYYSNQGLDVNRSIEGNDIILGDQEGLNVLSGAVEYQLGDFIAAANTKNFAYWKYGWYCITAANQMLNYLPDETIAGNNFLKECKARGLFARAYGYNYLMENYQNAFLQGGNTKLGLPLYDRFQPTQPNKARSSSVETYAFIKNDLNRAIALFKEAGVGYTADLTDIDLAVANFLLARISLWTGDWATAISASSEILAKYPTLLSQDQYGGKNTGTATDPIYRPETNGFLNNAQNPEVILGFALGIANPYFLAYMNPFGKDNGGVGRAYKRIDNRLYEKIAPDDFRQDAFSLPAIGNYSYPPNNTVAFIPSYTNLKFAATHGLNSTNKIDVGASTAYYMRTSEVLLMKAEAEAQSGADAAAKATLDKLLAARTRKGATPLTTATYPSMQGLTTLQMVQLQTRIEMWGEGGREFYNNKRWNIPVDRTSSANHVTKASYPVSSMTLQIPEDEILYNPLAVQN; via the coding sequence ATGAGCATTACAAAAAAATATATAACAGGTCTGGCAGTTTCTGGTTTGCTGCTTTTTTCAGGGTGTGCGGATAAGCTGGAAGTTGAGCCTCCACAAAATATTACGGATAAGCAGATAGCGGAACTGCTCGCATCGGGCGATGATGCCAAGATCAGGATCGTGATGGGCGGGATGGCAAACGCGATGCCTCTGCTGTTCAATAACGTAGGTGCCACAGGAGCGGGTAGTGCAGATATGTACTACTCTAATCAGGGGCTTGACGTTAACCGGAGCATTGAGGGGAATGACATCATCCTGGGAGACCAGGAGGGGCTTAACGTCCTTTCAGGCGCAGTTGAGTATCAGCTGGGGGACTTTATCGCTGCGGCCAATACCAAGAACTTTGCCTACTGGAAATATGGATGGTACTGTATCACGGCAGCTAACCAGATGCTGAACTACCTGCCGGATGAAACAATTGCGGGGAATAACTTCCTGAAGGAATGTAAGGCCAGGGGCCTGTTTGCAAGAGCCTACGGCTACAACTACCTCATGGAAAATTACCAGAATGCTTTTCTGCAGGGAGGTAACACCAAGCTTGGTCTGCCGTTGTATGACAGGTTTCAGCCGACCCAGCCTAACAAAGCGCGCTCCTCTTCGGTAGAAACGTACGCTTTCATCAAAAATGATCTGAACCGTGCCATTGCATTGTTCAAAGAAGCTGGTGTAGGTTATACGGCTGATCTGACGGATATCGACCTTGCGGTTGCCAATTTCCTGCTGGCCCGTATATCATTATGGACCGGCGACTGGGCGACGGCAATCAGTGCCTCCAGCGAGATACTTGCCAAATATCCTACGCTATTGAGCCAGGATCAATACGGCGGCAAGAATACCGGTACTGCTACAGATCCTATCTACAGGCCGGAGACCAATGGTTTCCTGAATAATGCACAGAATCCCGAAGTGATTCTGGGATTTGCCCTGGGGATTGCCAACCCTTATTTCCTGGCTTACATGAACCCTTTCGGAAAGGACAACGGGGGTGTAGGACGTGCTTACAAGAGAATAGACAACCGCTTGTATGAGAAAATAGCACCAGACGATTTTCGTCAGGATGCTTTCTCACTACCAGCGATCGGCAACTATTCGTACCCGCCAAATAATACGGTTGCGTTTATTCCATCCTATACCAACCTGAAATTCGCTGCGACGCACGGGTTGAACAGCACCAATAAAATTGATGTAGGTGCGTCAACGGCTTACTACATGCGTACTTCGGAAGTGTTACTGATGAAAGCCGAAGCGGAAGCCCAGTCTGGAGCAGACGCGGCAGCCAAGGCAACACTCGACAAGCTGCTGGCAGCGCGCACAAGAAAAGGAGCAACGCCGCTGACCACTGCAACTTATCCTTCTATGCAGGGGTTGACAACCCTGCAGATGGTTCAGCTGCAGACCCGTATCGAAATGTGGGGCGAAGGCGGCCGCGAATTTTACAACAACAAGCGCTGGAACATCCCTGTTGACAGGACCAGCTCCGCCAACCACGTGACAAAAGCCAGCTACCCGGTATCCAGTATGACTCTTCAGATTCCGGAGGACGAGATTTTGTACAATCCTTTGGCAGTGCAAAACTGA
- a CDS encoding tannase/feruloyl esterase family alpha/beta hydrolase, with the protein MIFVYKLVMRSSLRFLLILLFLWEGRFVYGQTTVPPTPACLCQDLKNIQLPGVTITAAECITEGTFSPPGNTQSISGLPAFCRVAATLKPTPASYIRIEVWLPQNSWNERLLGTGNGGGAGGISYGGLANGLKRGFATTNTDMGTSPGANEMVGKPERWADFGHRATHEMTIAAKEITRVYYGKAAHHTYFAGCSTGGQQALMEAQRYPEDYDGILAGAPANNRTHLHTGFVWIYKVTNQIPGSALLPKEKIDMVSKAVVKACAGKDGGAPGDNFLTDPSACHFDPETLPKCQGGTDNGNCLTAAQLAALKQIYAGPVNPRTGQRIYTPIPLGSENSPAGLDYQQNPNQAPASLFYQYKWAFGKYFDYTAFDFDKGQDRMDTLLAPILNANNPDLEPLKKRGGKVLMYAGTADPLVPYQDAVHYYERVVKAQGGRANTEDFFRFFLVPGMAHCGNGPGLNDCGQSLSTNVPQDSEHDFLTALVQWVEKDMAPGKFIATAYHSADPQKGIRFQRPIYPFPKLPAYTGGDVNIPESYKSRVYKKSKVLIPDEKYLK; encoded by the coding sequence ATGATTTTTGTTTACAAGCTCGTAATGCGGAGTTCGCTCAGATTTTTACTGATTTTACTTTTCCTATGGGAAGGAAGGTTCGTTTACGGGCAGACCACCGTACCTCCCACTCCAGCCTGTTTGTGCCAGGATTTGAAGAATATACAATTACCGGGAGTTACCATTACTGCCGCTGAATGCATAACCGAGGGAACCTTCTCGCCGCCGGGAAACACGCAGTCCATTTCAGGGCTGCCCGCTTTTTGCCGTGTGGCTGCCACTTTGAAACCCACTCCGGCTTCCTATATCAGAATTGAAGTTTGGCTTCCACAAAACAGTTGGAATGAAAGATTACTCGGTACCGGAAACGGTGGTGGTGCGGGAGGGATATCCTACGGAGGCCTTGCCAACGGCCTGAAACGTGGATTTGCCACAACCAACACGGATATGGGAACTTCACCTGGGGCCAATGAAATGGTGGGGAAGCCAGAAAGATGGGCCGATTTCGGGCATAGGGCCACGCACGAAATGACGATTGCTGCGAAAGAAATTACCAGAGTCTACTACGGAAAAGCCGCTCATCACACCTACTTTGCCGGTTGCTCAACAGGAGGGCAACAGGCACTGATGGAAGCTCAGCGTTATCCGGAAGATTACGACGGTATTCTGGCAGGGGCACCTGCTAACAACCGTACGCACCTGCATACAGGATTTGTGTGGATCTATAAGGTTACCAACCAGATACCGGGAAGCGCATTGTTACCAAAGGAAAAAATTGACATGGTAAGCAAAGCGGTTGTGAAGGCCTGTGCCGGAAAAGACGGCGGAGCCCCAGGTGATAATTTTCTGACGGACCCGAGCGCTTGCCACTTTGATCCTGAAACACTTCCCAAATGCCAAGGGGGTACGGATAACGGTAATTGCCTCACAGCTGCTCAGCTTGCCGCGCTGAAGCAAATATATGCCGGTCCTGTTAATCCCAGGACGGGCCAGCGAATTTATACACCCATTCCGCTGGGAAGCGAAAATTCACCAGCGGGCCTGGATTATCAGCAAAACCCTAACCAGGCACCTGCATCCCTTTTCTATCAGTATAAATGGGCATTCGGAAAATATTTTGACTATACTGCGTTCGATTTTGACAAAGGTCAGGACAGGATGGATACGCTTCTGGCTCCTATCCTGAACGCGAATAACCCTGACCTGGAACCACTGAAAAAACGGGGAGGAAAAGTACTGATGTACGCCGGAACAGCCGATCCGCTGGTGCCTTATCAGGATGCAGTACATTATTACGAACGGGTGGTGAAAGCACAGGGAGGGAGGGCCAATACCGAGGACTTTTTCCGCTTTTTCCTGGTACCCGGCATGGCTCATTGCGGCAACGGTCCAGGCCTTAACGACTGCGGCCAAAGCCTTTCAACAAATGTTCCGCAGGACAGTGAGCATGATTTTCTAACGGCCCTTGTCCAATGGGTTGAAAAAGATATGGCACCCGGAAAATTCATTGCCACGGCATACCATTCGGCCGATCCCCAAAAAGGTATCCGTTTTCAGCGGCCCATCTATCCTTTTCCTAAGCTTCCGGCTTATACAGGCGGAGACGTAAATATTCCGGAAAGTTATAAATCCAGGGTTTACAAAAAGAGTAAGGTTTTGATCCCCGACGAGAAGTATCTGAAATAA
- a CDS encoding GNAT family N-acetyltransferase yields the protein MHHQDYKILDNPVWNALQTVHSNFASGTETIQRYPVDVLQLIGCQNPGSADLCEAEAWISEGEKVFLVGTPAPLPPGWKIWQQLNCVQMICPKVSGHPPKTGFDIVPLTENDHDAMLGLVNLVQPGYFYRNTPLLGNYYGIRLGNELVAIAGERLKISGFTEISAVCTHPQFTGRGFAQQLVHHLVTQNLDSGSIPFLHFAAGNTRAQRVYQLLGFSERRMVPFWQLGR from the coding sequence ATGCATCATCAGGATTACAAAATTTTAGATAACCCTGTCTGGAATGCTCTCCAGACCGTACACAGCAACTTTGCATCCGGGACAGAAACGATCCAAAGGTATCCGGTGGATGTGTTGCAATTGATTGGCTGTCAGAATCCTGGCTCAGCCGATCTCTGTGAGGCAGAAGCCTGGATTTCCGAAGGTGAAAAGGTATTTCTTGTAGGTACTCCTGCCCCACTGCCCCCGGGATGGAAAATTTGGCAGCAGCTCAACTGTGTGCAGATGATCTGCCCGAAAGTATCGGGCCATCCCCCCAAAACAGGCTTTGATATTGTTCCGCTGACCGAAAACGATCATGACGCCATGCTCGGCCTGGTCAACCTGGTCCAGCCGGGCTACTTTTACAGGAACACGCCCTTGCTGGGAAACTATTACGGCATCAGGCTTGGCAACGAACTTGTAGCCATTGCAGGAGAGCGTCTGAAAATAAGTGGTTTTACGGAGATCAGCGCTGTTTGTACCCACCCTCAGTTCACCGGCAGAGGATTTGCCCAACAATTGGTGCATCACCTGGTTACCCAAAATCTTGACTCCGGTTCCATTCCTTTTTTACATTTTGCGGCTGGCAATACCAGGGCACAGCGGGTTTATCAGCTCCTGGGGTTTTCGGAGCGAAGAATGGTTCCGTTCTGGCAACTGGGCCGCTAA
- a CDS encoding SusC/RagA family TonB-linked outer membrane protein, whose protein sequence is MKKQTLLILFCCLFFNLAAKAQLAVSGKVTDASGAVLPGVSVVVKETTTGTVTNADGVFTIPNVPSASSVLVFSYIGYTTQETVVGNRRIIDIKLAAGDNQLSEVVVIGYGTVKRSTLTGSVSQVDSKTISVQANSTVTRALEGVVPGIQVAAIDGQPGLDMGIRLRGAGSTSQNSSNALIVIDGVPTEYPNALASINPKDIESISVLKDAASTAVYGSRGANGVVLVTTKKGSKGKMNISLETRAGFNYLGGLRFDLIDNAKDIYEHSWLAIYNSARYGVNGGSSTDGKFTTNVQNPNMSHEAAAEFASAHLFDYTGSRTNFGMNQLGNYMLYEVPGAVYTTTGSGTNASATMSGAYLIDPATGKLNPNARQLYEAGSYKDYFFEKMFRQEHTVSASGGTDKMDYFASVGMLEDPSYIRGSSFKRYNARTNVNAQLTNWLKIGTNVGYSYRNTQSPATRFGRNPGTVQQNVFRWANGQNQLVPLFARDLQGNIRKNPDGSDMVSDNNNDTYSPLGVTATSPNGTTSAPLYTTNLIQLLDKDIDRRESHDLNLKGYLTINFLKDFSFTTNISYDRFSEIRTRYGTPETGAVVGVGAIGKYYANTGVFNTQQLLNWNKEFGRHSITALAAHEFYQYKSDLLNFASAYSLINGFTGAGNFTSRYNTQNAPFGTPGYGGDLTAMDSYFGRAVYNYNDKYFVEGSLRRDGSSKFRYKENRWGTFWSVGGGWRISQEKFMQSISEVVNDLKIRASYGVIGNQSGISNYSGYQLWSYGATYTSSTGGTGVPATFTLSQGAAVNDKLTWENTHTLDAGIDFTMWNRRLSGTIDVYNKNTVNSVFAQPLPTSMGQTSLTLNSAEIVNRGVEVALNIKLIQTKDINWSVALNGTHYRTILTKFPKSVGSPALGGRFTGSIDGWGIANGGATNSGQIMYLRGEKMDYYNLYLYKYAGVDQNTGLPMFNHTVTQRDLDASRFPGSKIGDIVSTTNYTLADRYEMGSAIPKLIGGFSTSFQFRNFDFTAILAYQLGGKFLSVEYANHLYRSGNIGNALSKEVLGNTWTPENRDAKFPMAFYGDTFYTGGSTFGSWQYTDLALFSASYLNVKNLTLGYTLSNSILEKIKAKTLRVYASADNLAMITSHSGIDPRMSLVGGMEVGAAVYLPMSTFSVGLNVNF, encoded by the coding sequence ATGAAGAAACAAACTCTATTAATTTTATTTTGCTGCCTATTTTTCAATCTGGCAGCTAAAGCGCAGCTCGCGGTCTCCGGTAAGGTTACCGACGCCTCTGGAGCTGTATTGCCAGGGGTTAGTGTAGTCGTTAAGGAAACCACCACCGGAACCGTGACCAATGCCGATGGCGTCTTTACCATTCCCAACGTTCCCAGCGCCAGCTCGGTACTCGTATTCTCCTATATCGGTTACACTACTCAGGAAACGGTGGTAGGAAACAGAAGGATTATTGATATCAAATTAGCGGCAGGGGACAACCAGCTTAGTGAAGTAGTCGTTATCGGGTACGGTACCGTAAAACGGAGTACACTTACCGGCTCGGTTTCACAGGTGGATTCCAAAACGATTTCGGTACAGGCTAACTCAACAGTTACAAGAGCCCTGGAAGGGGTTGTGCCGGGTATCCAGGTAGCTGCCATTGACGGACAACCCGGGCTCGACATGGGAATTCGTTTGCGTGGTGCAGGTTCTACGAGTCAAAACAGCTCCAACGCCCTGATCGTCATTGACGGCGTACCAACCGAATATCCCAATGCACTTGCCTCCATTAACCCTAAGGATATCGAAAGCATCAGTGTTTTGAAAGACGCGGCTTCAACGGCGGTATATGGTTCGCGCGGAGCGAACGGTGTTGTGCTGGTGACTACTAAAAAAGGGTCGAAAGGGAAAATGAACATTTCGCTGGAAACAAGAGCAGGATTCAACTATCTTGGCGGATTGCGCTTTGACCTGATCGACAACGCCAAGGATATTTACGAACACTCCTGGCTGGCCATCTACAACTCTGCAAGGTATGGTGTGAATGGCGGGTCGTCTACTGACGGCAAGTTTACCACCAACGTCCAGAACCCGAATATGTCGCACGAGGCTGCAGCGGAGTTCGCCAGTGCGCATTTGTTCGACTACACCGGTTCGAGGACAAACTTTGGGATGAACCAACTGGGCAACTATATGTTGTATGAGGTGCCCGGCGCCGTGTATACCACCACAGGTAGTGGCACGAATGCCAGTGCAACCATGTCAGGAGCCTATCTGATCGACCCTGCTACCGGTAAGCTCAATCCGAACGCAAGACAACTTTACGAAGCAGGGTCATACAAAGATTACTTCTTCGAAAAAATGTTCCGTCAGGAGCATACGGTATCGGCCAGCGGCGGAACCGACAAGATGGATTATTTTGCTTCGGTGGGTATGCTGGAAGATCCTTCCTATATCAGGGGCTCTTCGTTCAAGCGTTACAATGCGCGTACAAATGTGAATGCGCAACTCACCAATTGGCTTAAAATAGGTACGAATGTGGGATACAGCTACCGGAACACCCAATCTCCTGCCACCCGTTTCGGTCGGAACCCGGGTACTGTTCAGCAAAATGTTTTCAGATGGGCCAACGGACAAAACCAGCTCGTACCATTGTTTGCAAGGGACCTGCAGGGTAACATCAGGAAAAATCCGGATGGCTCAGATATGGTCTCCGACAATAACAATGATACCTATTCGCCCCTTGGTGTAACAGCAACCTCGCCTAACGGAACCACCAGTGCTCCGCTCTACACCACCAACCTGATTCAGCTTCTGGATAAAGATATTGACCGTCGTGAATCGCACGATCTGAACCTGAAAGGGTACCTCACCATAAATTTCCTGAAGGATTTCAGTTTTACCACCAACATTTCGTATGACAGGTTTTCTGAAATACGGACACGCTACGGTACACCGGAAACAGGTGCAGTGGTGGGTGTGGGCGCCATCGGTAAATATTACGCGAACACCGGCGTTTTCAATACGCAGCAGCTGCTGAACTGGAACAAGGAATTTGGCCGTCATTCTATTACCGCGCTGGCAGCACATGAATTCTATCAGTACAAGAGTGATCTGCTGAACTTTGCCTCTGCTTACTCCCTGATCAACGGATTTACCGGAGCGGGTAACTTCACAAGCCGCTACAATACGCAGAATGCACCATTCGGTACACCTGGGTATGGAGGAGACCTAACGGCTATGGACAGCTATTTTGGCCGCGCGGTGTACAACTATAACGATAAGTACTTCGTGGAAGGCTCTCTGCGCAGAGACGGTTCTTCAAAATTCAGGTACAAAGAAAACCGCTGGGGAACATTCTGGTCTGTTGGTGGAGGATGGCGCATTTCTCAGGAGAAATTTATGCAGAGCATTAGCGAGGTGGTCAACGACCTGAAAATCAGAGCCAGCTACGGGGTGATCGGAAACCAGAGCGGGATCAGTAACTATTCAGGTTACCAGTTGTGGAGCTATGGTGCCACCTACACCAGCTCAACAGGTGGAACAGGGGTTCCGGCAACCTTCACGCTTTCACAAGGTGCGGCCGTTAACGACAAACTCACCTGGGAGAATACGCATACGCTGGATGCCGGGATAGATTTCACGATGTGGAACAGAAGACTGAGCGGTACCATTGATGTTTATAACAAAAACACGGTTAACTCCGTTTTTGCGCAGCCGCTTCCTACTTCAATGGGGCAGACATCACTTACATTGAACAGCGCGGAAATTGTTAACCGCGGTGTGGAAGTTGCTTTAAATATCAAACTGATCCAGACCAAAGACATTAACTGGAGCGTTGCGTTGAACGGTACACATTACCGCACCATTCTGACCAAATTCCCCAAGAGTGTAGGATCACCAGCGCTCGGAGGCAGATTTACAGGTTCAATTGACGGATGGGGTATTGCCAATGGAGGCGCCACCAATAGTGGCCAGATCATGTACCTGCGTGGAGAGAAAATGGATTACTATAATCTTTATCTGTACAAATACGCTGGTGTAGACCAAAATACAGGTTTGCCTATGTTTAATCATACGGTAACGCAGAGAGATCTGGATGCAAGCCGGTTCCCAGGAAGTAAAATCGGTGACATTGTAAGTACAACCAATTATACACTGGCCGACCGTTACGAAATGGGCAGCGCTATTCCCAAACTGATCGGTGGTTTTTCAACTTCTTTTCAGTTCAGAAACTTTGACTTTACCGCCATACTGGCCTATCAGCTGGGCGGAAAATTCCTGAGCGTGGAATATGCCAACCACCTGTACAGATCAGGAAACATCGGAAATGCCTTGTCGAAGGAAGTATTGGGGAATACCTGGACACCTGAAAACCGGGACGCTAAATTCCCGATGGCTTTCTACGGAGATACTTTCTACACCGGCGGTTCTACTTTTGGCTCGTGGCAATACACAGATCTTGCCTTGTTCAGCGCGTCGTATCTGAACGTTAAAAACCTGACCCTGGGTTATACGCTCAGCAACTCTATCCTTGAGAAAATCAAAGCTAAAACGCTGAGAGTCTATGCCTCTGCTGATAATCTTGCCATGATTACCAGCCACTCAGGAATTGACCCGCGGATGTCATTGGTAGGTGGTATGGAAGTGGGTGCTGCGGTATATCTCCCTATGAGCACTTTCTCAGTGGGTCTTAATGTAAACTTCTAA
- a CDS encoding capsule assembly Wzi family protein, whose amino-acid sequence MKAFYKLGIAWLCSSFPCFSQEMIPSDSTSSFIEIQTYASSQKRLPFWMYTNQFGITPTQGPAAALHLSVIHYEKAGFNPKNWKIGGGIEAVTNYSENTKILLPQLFASLKRKNWELYAGRKKQWVGIADSTIGTGSYAWSGNTLPIPKIQLGTTQFIPIPFTFRLISFNAFYSEGMFERNRQITSKLKLHQKALYIKLGNEKTWFQIYAGFNHQVQWGGRSPYQTIEGQMPNSLKSYFYVITGKPHPKINGLTHFDFSNRIGNHLGSIDLAIETKIKNTSLLIYRQNIYEDGSLYYLNNISDGLNGIRIKKKSNPNAVFQINEAVLEFLCTKSQGGPIANLNPQIRGKDDYFNNAQVRDGWSYQGRTIGTPFISSASDTRERWPNHSDFFTNNNRISVWHLGLKGTFLDRINWSGKFSYSENYGTYDVPFDGTPRQFSAALSVQVYLYFLGGTTLRGVLATDIGKLYANTNGISLGIRKEGFLNIKEKRLGYFRY is encoded by the coding sequence ATGAAAGCTTTTTATAAGCTGGGCATTGCCTGGCTGTGTTCGTCATTCCCCTGTTTTTCACAGGAAATGATCCCCTCCGACTCTACTTCCAGCTTTATCGAAATACAAACTTACGCAAGTAGCCAAAAACGATTACCTTTCTGGATGTACACCAATCAGTTCGGAATTACCCCAACTCAGGGACCAGCCGCAGCGCTGCATCTGTCTGTAATTCATTATGAAAAAGCCGGATTCAATCCAAAGAACTGGAAAATTGGCGGAGGAATTGAAGCGGTGACCAATTACTCCGAAAACACTAAAATTTTATTGCCTCAACTGTTTGCTTCCCTCAAAAGAAAGAACTGGGAATTGTATGCAGGACGTAAAAAACAATGGGTTGGCATTGCGGATTCTACCATAGGGACCGGGTCTTATGCCTGGTCTGGCAATACCTTGCCGATACCCAAAATTCAGCTGGGCACCACACAGTTTATCCCTATCCCTTTTACATTCCGACTGATCTCTTTTAATGCCTTTTATTCGGAAGGAATGTTTGAAAGAAACCGGCAGATTACCAGCAAATTAAAACTTCACCAGAAAGCACTTTACATAAAATTAGGAAATGAGAAAACCTGGTTTCAGATATATGCCGGTTTCAATCATCAGGTACAATGGGGAGGAAGAAGCCCATACCAGACAATTGAAGGCCAGATGCCCAACAGCCTGAAAAGTTACTTTTATGTAATTACCGGTAAACCACATCCCAAAATAAATGGGTTAACGCATTTTGATTTTTCCAACAGAATAGGCAATCATTTAGGATCAATTGATCTGGCCATTGAGACCAAAATTAAAAATACCAGTTTGCTGATTTATCGTCAGAATATATATGAAGATGGCTCTCTATACTATTTAAATAATATCAGTGATGGATTAAACGGAATCCGAATTAAAAAGAAGTCCAATCCAAACGCTGTATTTCAAATTAACGAAGCTGTTTTAGAGTTTCTCTGTACCAAAAGCCAGGGTGGCCCTATTGCCAATTTAAATCCGCAAATCCGCGGGAAGGACGATTATTTCAATAATGCCCAGGTCAGAGACGGTTGGTCATATCAAGGTCGTACCATTGGGACCCCCTTTATATCATCGGCATCCGACACCAGAGAACGCTGGCCAAATCACAGTGATTTTTTCACCAATAACAACAGGATATCTGTTTGGCACCTGGGATTAAAAGGTACATTTCTGGACCGTATCAACTGGTCTGGTAAATTTTCCTATTCCGAAAATTATGGCACTTACGATGTTCCGTTTGATGGTACTCCCCGGCAGTTTTCAGCCGCCTTGTCTGTTCAGGTCTATTTATATTTCCTGGGAGGTACTACTTTAAGGGGGGTACTGGCGACAGATATAGGCAAGTTGTATGCCAACACCAATGGGATTTCTCTCGGAATTCGTAAGGAAGGATTTTTAAATATAAAAGAAAAACGACTGGGGTATTTCCGGTATTAA
- the nfi gene encoding deoxyribonuclease V (cleaves DNA at apurinic or apyrimidinic sites) codes for MNIMPTIEGNGDKRKRTVSFKAKEMEVDVTAYKDLGLAEATAVQNRLREKLDLSPLQRPVRVIAGADISLDLYSEVVYAGIVLLNYNDLQPFAYSLVKGRTSFPYVPGFLAFREIPAILEAFHQLPVKPDLIMFDGNGILHARRMGIASHFGVLTQTVTMGCAKKKLAGKFAEPGANKGDYSPVIDKNETIGYALRSKNNVKPIFISPGNAMSLTDSLAITMRCLGKYRLPEPTRQAHEFVNRFRTGALSEGYHEMVQMRLF; via the coding sequence ATGAATATCATGCCAACGATTGAAGGGAATGGAGATAAACGCAAACGAACCGTGTCATTTAAAGCGAAGGAAATGGAAGTTGATGTAACCGCATATAAGGACCTGGGCCTGGCGGAGGCCACCGCTGTGCAAAACAGGTTAAGAGAGAAACTGGACCTTTCACCGCTCCAGAGGCCCGTCAGGGTTATTGCAGGGGCTGATATTTCTCTGGATCTTTACAGCGAAGTGGTATATGCCGGTATCGTTCTGCTGAATTACAATGATTTACAACCTTTTGCCTATTCCCTTGTGAAGGGGCGTACATCATTTCCTTATGTTCCGGGTTTTCTGGCGTTCCGGGAAATACCTGCAATCCTGGAAGCCTTTCACCAGCTGCCCGTAAAGCCCGACCTGATCATGTTTGACGGAAACGGGATTCTGCATGCCCGTAGAATGGGAATCGCCTCACATTTTGGTGTGCTCACGCAAACTGTTACAATGGGTTGTGCCAAGAAAAAACTGGCAGGGAAATTTGCCGAGCCTGGTGCAAACAAAGGGGATTATTCACCTGTTATTGATAAAAATGAAACAATCGGTTATGCGCTGCGTAGTAAAAACAATGTGAAGCCCATCTTTATTTCACCTGGGAATGCTATGAGTTTGACTGATAGCCTGGCTATTACCATGCGTTGCCTCGGCAAGTACCGCCTCCCTGAGCCCACCCGGCAGGCGCATGAGTTTGTAAACCGGTTCCGTACAGGGGCGTTATCGGAAGGGTATCATGAAATGGTACAGATGCGTTTGTTTTAA